The window GCCCTCAAGGATGACATCGACAAACTGCTGGACGAGATCGACGAGCTGCTCGAGGAAGACTCGGAGGAGTTCGTCGAGAACTACATCCAGCGGGGCGGCGAGTAGCAGCCTGCCGTCATCGGCACTCGATCCACTCAAACCGACCGACCGCTGCTTGGGAGACCCGTCTGTGTGGCGCCATGAGCTGGCTCAGACCGATTTCATCGCGTTGATCCGGGAGCGCCATCCGCACCTGATGCCGACCACGTTGGATACGGAGTCGTCCGCGCTCGCCGGCGCCCCTCACGGCACGACGATCCTCGCGCTCCGCTACGCCGACGGCGTCATCATCGCGGGAGATCGACAGGCGACCTCCGGCTACGAGATCGCCGACCGGAACATCGAGAAGGTGTTCACCACCGACGATCACTCGGCAATCGCCATCGCCGGCGTGGCGGGACCCGCGATCCAGATGGCGAAGCTCCTGCGGACGCAGTTGGAGTTCTATGAGAAGGTCGAGGGAACGGTTCTCACTCTGGAAGGGAAGGCGAACTACCTGGGCTTGATGATTCGCCAGAACTTCCCGGCGGCGATCCAGGGACTGATCGTCGTGCCGATCTTTGCCGGCTACGACCTGCGCCGCAACGAAGGACGCATCTTCAAGTACGACATCACGGGCGGCAGGTACGAGGAGGCGGAGTACTTCGCCACGGGTTCCGGCGGCAAGGACGCGCGCACGACCTTCAAGAAGCGCTACCGGCGTCGGATGCCGCTCAATGACGCCCTCCGTGCGGCGGTCGAGGCGTTGATCGACGCCAGCGACGAGGACACAGCCACCGGCGGTGTCGACGACATCCGAGGCATCTACCCGACGATCAAGACGGTGACGCGAGACGGCATCCACGACGTTGGCGTGTCGGACATCCGCCAGGTCACCGAAGGGATCCGCGCCGACCTGCGCGAGCTCCACGCGCCGGACGACGAATAACGACACGACGGTTCGGATGCCCGCATGACTTCACCGGTGTTCTGGTCCGCTGCCGAAGCCGCCGCCGCCATCCGCGAGCGGCGTATCTCCGCGTCCGAGCTCTGTGCCGCCTACCTGGACCAGATCGCCCGCCACAACCCCAGACTGAACGCCATCGTCACGCTCGACGCAGACGCCGCGCGTGTCCGTGCTCACGCAGCCGACCGAGCCCTGGCGTCCGGCGAGGTCTGGGGACCCCTCCACGGCGTGCCCGTGACGATCAAGGACTCCCTCGAAGTCGCTGGCATGCGCACGACGAGCGGCTATTCGCCTCTCGCCGATCACGTGCCGGAGCACGATGCGACGGTCGTCGCGCGGATCCGCCAAGCTGGGGCGATCATTCTCGGCAAGACGAACCTGCCGCCACTCGCCGGCAACTTCCAGACGGACAACCCGCTCTTCGGGCGGAGCGCCAATCCGTGGAACCTCGAGCACACGCCGGGCGGATCCACGGGCGGGGGAGCCGCCGCCCTCGCCGCCGGGCTGTCGGCGCTGGAGATCGGCAGCGACATTGGCGGATCGGTGCGGAACCCCGCCCACTACTGCGGCGTCTACGCGATCAAGCCCACGGACAACCTCGTGTCGAGGGCGGGGCACATCCCGGAGTTGCCGGGCGTTCTGCCAGGCATCCGGCACATGGGCGTCATGGGCCCTATCGCCCGCTCTGTGGACGATCTGGAGCTCGCTTTGACGCTCATCGCCGGTCCCGACGGGCGTCGGTGGGAGGTTCCGCCGGTTCCGCTGATCCGTCAGGAGACGCAGGCGCTCCCATCGCTGCGGATCGCGTGGACGGACACGTTCGGATTGCTCCCGACTGAGGAGACCCGACGAGCGATCACGGCGCTCGCCGTCACACTGGAACGCGCAGGATGTCACATCGAGCGCCGCGAACCGGCTGGCTTCGATTTCGAGTCGTGCTGGCTCGCGTGGGGCGAGCTCTTCGAGGCGGAGGTCGGTTCCACGATGTCCGACGAGGACGAAGACGCGCGGCTCGATCTGATCGGCGCCCGGTTGGACTCGGACGATCCGCTCGCGCGGGGCATCGCACGCGGAGCCCACGCGACGATGCGCGCGTTCGCCTCCGCGCTGAACCGACGCGACGTGCTCATCGGGAGTTTGGAGGCACTGTTGGGCGAGTTCGATGCGCTGATCTGCCCGGTGACAGCGACTCCCGCCATCGCCCACCAACCGACCGGCGACCCGATCCGCGTAGACGACCGAGGGGTACCCTATTGGCTGGCTGGACTCGCCCACTGCACGCCGCTCAACCTGACGGGGCATCCCGCCGTCGTACTGCCGCTGACGCGTTCGTCTTCGGGTCTGCCCATTGGGGTGCAGGTCGTCGGCAGGCGCTGGGGCGACATGTCGCTCCTTGCCGTCTGTCGAGCAGTCGATTCTCTCATTGGACGGGTAGGACCCCCTCCGGGCTGCTAGGCAGCGCCGGCGCGACATGGTTTCCGGTGTCCTCACAACATGGAAACGGATGAACGGCACAAGAGGAGGAGCCCACGATGCATCGGTACCTGAGATATGGTCTGGGGATCGCCGCGCTGATCGCGTTTGGGGTGGGTGCAGCTCACGCGCAAGAGCTGGACGCCGTGAAGACGAAGACCTATCCGGTCTACAACACCGGCGGATTCAAGATCAAGATCGATGCCCAGTACGGCGATTGGGACTTCGCCAAGACGGTTCTGGTCATGGGCAAGGACTCATGGGAGCCCCTGGGCGGGACTCGCGACAGCGACAAGGACATCACGGCGCGCATGCGCGTCGTTTATGACGCGAACAACCTCTACTTCGCCGCCATCGTCGATGACGACGAGTACGTCGCCGACGGCGCGAACCCGTGGGAGAACGACGGAGCCCAACTTGCCATCGACAGCTCCGGTGGCAAGATCGCAGCCGGGTGGCCCAACGGCACGACCCACCTCTACAACTTCGCCATCAAGAACGGCTGGCTCAAGGAGGCGGGCCCCTTCCAGGGCGACGCCGAGATCCAGATGAAGCGCGACGAGGGCGCGAAGCAGACTCTGTTCGAGTGGCGGATGCCCAGCGACATCTTCGCCAAGAAGGGAACCGAGCTGAAGGCGGGCGCTCAGATCGCGTTCGCGATCATCTTCAACGACAGCGACAAGAACGCGCCGGGACAGACCGGCTGGGTCGGGTGGGGTAACCACACGATCGTCTTCGGCAAGAACCCCGAAGAGATGCAGACGCTCGTCCTCGACGCGAAAGCGCTGTCTGTCGAGCCTGACGGCAAGGCGACGACGACTTGGGCAGGGCTCCGAGTCCCGTAGCCGGATACCCACACAGAGGAACGGGCGGTACGTCGGACGTACCGCCCATGGCGTGCTCAGAGCCGGAGAAGCACGCTCAGCGCTTGGCTTCTGCCCACGTTGTCGCGAGCTTTGCCTTGGCATCGACGGAGAGCCCGCCTCGGAGCGCCGCAGACAAGCCCTCCTTCGCGATCTTCGCGATGTCGGCTTCGTCGAGGGCGACGTTGAAGATTGCCGCGTCGTCGATGATCCCGACGAAGTAGGACCCACCGCCCCAGCGGCCTATCTCGACCACCTTATCCGTCACCGGATGCTTCCCGGCGCGTGTGCTCTGACCCGCTCGAACTCCGTCCACGTAGATCTTGATATGGTCGACGCCGCCCTTGGCGTCCTCGTCATAGGTCGCAGCGAAGTGGATCCACGTCTTGAGGGACGGAACCGCCGCGCTGGCTCTGGGCTCCCAGTTGCCAGCGACCTTGATGAAGGCGGACATGCGGTTCCCCTCGCCTGGGGGATCGATGCGCAGCAGGTACTCATCGCTCTTGGCGATGATCTGCCGCCAGTCGCCGATGTCCTTGGCGTAGAAGTACGCCATCATCGTGAGCTGCTTGCCGCACTGCAGCTCCGGCGCGTCCGGAATGCTGACCCAGGACTTGCCGTCGAACTCCAGCGCCTTGCCGAACTTGCCGTCCGTCCACTTAGCGCCGGTGATGGTTCCGGTGAACTTGTGGGCCCCGCTGTCGGGAACGTCTCCGCCCTTGCCCTCGTCCATCAGCCAGACGCCCACAGCAGTGGCTGGGTCGATCGCGGCTCCCGCCGCAAACACGCCGAGCAGGTACGTCACAGCGCACGCCACGACGGTATGTCTCATGCGAGGCATCGTCTCCCTCCATCTCACGTCTCGGTGTCCTTGGTGAACACCTGGTTGCGCGGAACGGCGGTCTCCAGGTTGCCGATCTTCCGCATGGTGATGTCCTGTTCCTCCGTCGGGTCGGGCAAGCCCGTCTCCGACAGCCGGCGCTGCAGGAATGCCTGAAGCTCTCCGCGAAGCTGCGCGGCGACTTCCGGCGCTTCGTCGATGAGGTTGCGCTGCTCCTCCGGGTCCGAAACCAGGTCGTAGAGCTCGTCCGTCGTCTTGTTGTAGACGACCGGCGTATGCCCCGTCTCGACGATCAGCTTCCAGCGGTTCGTCCGCCAGGCGCGTTTGCGCATCCACCCGTTCTCGGTCATGTAGATCGCATCGCGGCTGCCGGCGTCGCTCGCGTTCTCGATGACCGGCTTGAGCGAAGCGCCCTCCATCCGCTCGTCCGCCGCGACCTGTGACAGTCCGCAGAAGTCGAGGATCGTCGGCGCGATGTCCGAGTGGGCGACGATGCCCGCGCGACGCTCGTTGAACGGCACGTACTCCGGGTGACGGAACACGAGCGGCACGTGCACGTTCGTGTCGTAGAGCCCGTGGTGGTCGTACCACAGGGCGTGCTCGTCGAGCTCTTCGCCGTGGTCCGCCGTGATGACGATGAGCGTGTCATCCATCAGGTCGTGATGCGTCAGGTAGTGCCAGAGCTGCTGCATGGAGTGATCCATGTAGGCGATCTCGGCGTCGTAGAGCGAGTTGACGTAGTTCCGGTCGGTCCAGACCTTCGCCTTGGCGCGGTTGTCCGGGTCATCGGCGTCGGGCTTGAACATCCAGTTGAGGAAGTAATACTTGAACGGCTCGCAGTCGTAGACCTCGTCCATCGAACGGTTCTCTGGGTCGCACTCGTCGCCCGTGTAGAACATGCGCTCCCACGGCTCAGGCGGCAGGTAGGGCGTGTGCGGATCCCAGTAGTGAAGGAACCCGAAGAAGGGCTTGTCCTGCGCCCGCGCCTGGTCGAGCAGGCGGAACACGGTCGAGTTAACGGCCTCGGCTTTCCGGGCCGCCTTGTGGCGCATCGTCCACGAGTAGCCCTCGTAGAGCTGGAACCCACGCGCGAACCACCTGCCGAGGTTGTCCGCCGCGAAGGTGAAGTAGCCCTGCCCCTGCATGATCTCAGCGAGCGTGTGGATGCCCTCGTCGAGGTTCAGCTTGCCGCCCTGCGTGACGATCTGGTGCGTCAGAACGTCCTTGCCGGTGAAGAGCGTCGTGTGTCCGGGATGGGTCGGGATGTGCGGCGCGATGCACGTCTCGAACACGGTTCCCTGAGCTGCGAGGTCGTCCAGGTAGGGCGACGTCAGGTTGCTGTGTCCGTAGAGTGACAGGCTTCGCGCGCGCGTGGTGTCGAGTGAAATCAGGATGACATTCATTCGGATATGGGCTCCCTCGATGCGCTCGATTGCGTGATCTAGAACTCGAAAACTCGGACTTCGTAGACCTGGGCGCACCCCGACCGGTCGGAAGTGTATACCACATGCGAGCCGTCCGGGCTAAACGACGGGTGCGGGTGCGTGTGCTGCGGCGCGTGAACCTTCGGATACGGCTTCCGCGAGTACGGGAACGGACCCGCCCAGTGGTCGCCCACATTCGACGCTCCGGGGAAGCAGAGCGTTCGCCGTGCGCCAGTCGCCGCATCGACGAGCTGGAGCCCGATGTCCGGCAGCGTCGTGTCGCAGACGAACGCCGTGCCGTCGAGGCGAGCACTGGCGTGCCACGCGTTGAGCTCTGCAACCGTCCTGACCTTCCCGGACTCGGCGTGCGCCATCCGAAGCCCCCGGGGCCAGTCGGTGAAGACGATCTCCAGGCTCCTGGGAACCCACGACTCGTGCGTGACCCATTCCATCGGCTTCGACGGATAGAGGTACCGGTTCCCCGACCCGTCGCGTCGAATGACCCAGATGCGCTGATCCAGCGGGCCCGCGTACTGGATCCACGTGTCGTCGTCCGGGCAGAACTGGACGTGCATCACCGTGTCGCGCTCCAGGATCGTCTCCGCCGCTCCCGTGGACGTGTTGACGACGACGATGGAGTCGCCCTTCGGCGTTCGCTCCGCCACGGCGAGCCACTTGCCGTTGGCGCTCAGCGAGCAGCTCGCCGATCCGCCGGTGATGGAACCAGCATGGTCTCCGATGCGCCGCAGGCAGGTCTCCGCGAGCGTCTCGGCGTCCATCGCCCAGACGCCGCCACCGGCGATGAAGTAGACCCCCGATCCATCGCGTGACGGAACGACCGACCACTCGTTGAGATCGTCTCGGTCGGTCATCTGGAGCAGCGTGCCGCCGCGACCCATCTCGCAGAACACGTTGGGCGCGCCGGTGCGGTGCGAGACGAAGTGGAGCCGTTCGGGCTCCCTGGCGAAGGCGCAGATGTAGAAATAGGGGTGGTGCGTCAGCGATGGATGCGTCGTGACCTGTCGGACTTCCGCGCCGGTCTGCGGATCACGATAGGAACGGGATTCCGATGGGAACGTGTCGCCCTTCGCCATCGGGTCCCTCAGTTCGGGCAGTCGAGGCCGAGGGCGGTCAGGGCGTCTCGGATCGCCGCGACGGCTTCGGGACGTAGCGAACGGAGCGGGCCCCGCATGTGCATCGACGGGAACCGTCCCAGGAGCCATCGGGCGCACTTCATCCGCTGGTGGGCGTCGCCGCTCGGTTCCCCGAAGGAATAGACGATCCTCGACAACGGATCGACGAGCGCTTGCGCCTTCCGCGCTCCCGACAGGTCTCCCGCCAGTGCGCACTCGACGATCTCGACGATGAGCTCTGGCACGAAGCCGGCGAAGCCCACGAGAGCGCCGTCGGAACCCTCCAGGAGCGTCGGCAGCAGGTATTCGTCGTGGCAGGTGAGGATCGACACGTCGGGATGGGCCGCCT of the Candidatus Poribacteria bacterium genome contains:
- a CDS encoding ubiquitin-like protein Pup, with amino-acid sequence MPESSQKQTQHEEANREASEQEMNAEVIEEGQALKDDIDKLLDEIDELLEEDSEEFVENYIQRGGE
- the prcB gene encoding proteasome subunit beta — translated: MPTTLDTESSALAGAPHGTTILALRYADGVIIAGDRQATSGYEIADRNIEKVFTTDDHSAIAIAGVAGPAIQMAKLLRTQLEFYEKVEGTVLTLEGKANYLGLMIRQNFPAAIQGLIVVPIFAGYDLRRNEGRIFKYDITGGRYEEAEYFATGSGGKDARTTFKKRYRRRMPLNDALRAAVEALIDASDEDTATGGVDDIRGIYPTIKTVTRDGIHDVGVSDIRQVTEGIRADLRELHAPDDE
- a CDS encoding amidase, producing the protein MTSPVFWSAAEAAAAIRERRISASELCAAYLDQIARHNPRLNAIVTLDADAARVRAHAADRALASGEVWGPLHGVPVTIKDSLEVAGMRTTSGYSPLADHVPEHDATVVARIRQAGAIILGKTNLPPLAGNFQTDNPLFGRSANPWNLEHTPGGSTGGGAAALAAGLSALEIGSDIGGSVRNPAHYCGVYAIKPTDNLVSRAGHIPELPGVLPGIRHMGVMGPIARSVDDLELALTLIAGPDGRRWEVPPVPLIRQETQALPSLRIAWTDTFGLLPTEETRRAITALAVTLERAGCHIERREPAGFDFESCWLAWGELFEAEVGSTMSDEDEDARLDLIGARLDSDDPLARGIARGAHATMRAFASALNRRDVLIGSLEALLGEFDALICPVTATPAIAHQPTGDPIRVDDRGVPYWLAGLAHCTPLNLTGHPAVVLPLTRSSSGLPIGVQVVGRRWGDMSLLAVCRAVDSLIGRVGPPPGC
- a CDS encoding LamG domain-containing protein → MPRMRHTVVACAVTYLLGVFAAGAAIDPATAVGVWLMDEGKGGDVPDSGAHKFTGTITGAKWTDGKFGKALEFDGKSWVSIPDAPELQCGKQLTMMAYFYAKDIGDWRQIIAKSDEYLLRIDPPGEGNRMSAFIKVAGNWEPRASAAVPSLKTWIHFAATYDEDAKGGVDHIKIYVDGVRAGQSTRAGKHPVTDKVVEIGRWGGGSYFVGIIDDAAIFNVALDEADIAKIAKEGLSAALRGGLSVDAKAKLATTWAEAKR
- a CDS encoding DUF4976 domain-containing protein translates to MNVILISLDTTRARSLSLYGHSNLTSPYLDDLAAQGTVFETCIAPHIPTHPGHTTLFTGKDVLTHQIVTQGGKLNLDEGIHTLAEIMQGQGYFTFAADNLGRWFARGFQLYEGYSWTMRHKAARKAEAVNSTVFRLLDQARAQDKPFFGFLHYWDPHTPYLPPEPWERMFYTGDECDPENRSMDEVYDCEPFKYYFLNWMFKPDADDPDNRAKAKVWTDRNYVNSLYDAEIAYMDHSMQQLWHYLTHHDLMDDTLIVITADHGEELDEHALWYDHHGLYDTNVHVPLVFRHPEYVPFNERRAGIVAHSDIAPTILDFCGLSQVAADERMEGASLKPVIENASDAGSRDAIYMTENGWMRKRAWRTNRWKLIVETGHTPVVYNKTTDELYDLVSDPEEQRNLIDEAPEVAAQLRGELQAFLQRRLSETGLPDPTEEQDITMRKIGNLETAVPRNQVFTKDTET